A single genomic interval of Armatimonadota bacterium harbors:
- a CDS encoding outer membrane lipoprotein-sorting protein yields the protein MKYSALVLAVMFGAGAFAAEPLVKYASPIKDFHVKSSVESRDMDALKKISNEFAQSYRFAGSEMYYKEPGKLKIISKAGFLDVSYVINGNTKAYKAVGIHKTIDITHSPGQRQGASAVGLLTPSFLDSLNISSKGSTKIDGREALVYEAHYKEEPGGAYYKFFVDPSRKYVVRQEQYHGDGKPKMTTRFLNPVNQKGIWLPTRTEVLNGEGERGAVTKMQILGINVNLPESVFVL from the coding sequence ATGAAATACAGTGCTTTGGTCCTGGCTGTGATGTTCGGAGCCGGCGCGTTCGCTGCGGAACCGCTCGTGAAGTATGCATCACCGATTAAGGACTTTCACGTGAAGAGTTCGGTCGAGAGCCGCGATATGGACGCGCTCAAGAAGATCAGCAATGAATTCGCGCAGTCTTACCGTTTCGCGGGCAGCGAAATGTACTACAAAGAACCCGGCAAACTGAAGATCATATCCAAGGCAGGGTTTTTGGACGTATCCTACGTTATCAACGGAAACACGAAAGCCTACAAGGCCGTCGGAATCCACAAGACCATAGACATCACGCATTCACCCGGTCAACGGCAGGGGGCGTCGGCGGTTGGCCTGCTCACGCCGTCATTTCTGGATTCGCTGAATATATCCAGTAAAGGCTCCACCAAGATCGATGGCCGCGAAGCCCTGGTTTACGAGGCGCATTACAAAGAGGAACCGGGTGGAGCATACTACAAGTTCTTCGTGGACCCAAGCCGGAAGTACGTCGTTCGTCAGGAGCAGTACCACGGGGACGGCAAGCCAAAGATGACCACGCGGTTTCTGAACCCGGTGAACCAGAAAGGCATCTGGCTGCCGACGCGGACCGAGGTCCTCAATGGTGAAGGCGAGCGCGGCGCCGTGACGAAGATGCAGATACTGGGTATCAACGTGAACTTGCCGGAAAGCGTCTTTGTGCTGTAA